One window of Acidobacteriota bacterium genomic DNA carries:
- a CDS encoding TspO/MBR family protein — translation MIKLSETSETSPAGQIIALLAWVGLCFLTAWVGSRFTPGESYLQLQKPSWTPPGYLFGPVWSILYLSMGVAAWLVWRRAGFSGASLALTLFVVQLVLNGMWSWIFFGMQRPGLAFAEILALWSMILVTMIAFWRVSTTAGMLFLPYLAWVSFAAFLNYSIWQLNKSG, via the coding sequence ATGATCAAGCTCTCTGAAACGTCTGAAACGAGCCCTGCAGGTCAGATCATTGCCCTGTTAGCATGGGTGGGCCTCTGTTTTCTTACAGCTTGGGTTGGTTCGAGATTCACACCGGGTGAGTCGTATCTTCAACTCCAGAAGCCATCATGGACGCCACCGGGGTACCTTTTCGGGCCGGTATGGTCAATTCTCTATTTAAGCATGGGCGTTGCTGCATGGTTAGTTTGGAGACGGGCAGGATTTTCTGGGGCAAGTCTCGCCCTGACACTGTTCGTTGTGCAACTTGTGCTTAACGGAATGTGGTCATGGATATTCTTCGGCATGCAGAGGCCGGGATTGGCGTTTGCAGAAATCTTGGCGTTATGGTCGATGATACTTGTAACTATGATAGCCTTCTGGCGAGTGAGCACCACCGCTGGCATGCTTTTCTTGCCGTATCTTGCCTGGGTATCATTCGCCGCATTCTTGAACTACTCTATCTGGCAATTAAATAAGAGCGGTTGA
- a CDS encoding DUF4185 domain-containing protein, protein MLGAAPLVRQPYVYLLNVDVQDPSDASMFLSRWHTDSVLIGSTAAIEWWVGDSSAWVLDAELRSKPPAIFADGATELSVVYDDINECYVAIQTVGFGAADVMMRTAPALTGPWSELQLVFEPPEKPVPDVMIYAAKAHPEIVGADLIITYNTNGPIETIIADTNIYYPRFVKLNWKQ, encoded by the coding sequence ATGCTCGGAGCAGCCCCCCTTGTTCGTCAACCCTATGTGTACTTGTTGAATGTGGACGTCCAGGATCCGAGTGATGCGTCGATGTTTCTTTCTCGCTGGCATACCGACAGTGTGCTGATCGGTTCAACAGCGGCCATTGAGTGGTGGGTGGGCGACAGTTCCGCCTGGGTTCTCGATGCAGAACTCCGTTCAAAGCCGCCAGCGATCTTTGCCGACGGCGCAACGGAGCTGTCTGTAGTCTATGACGACATAAATGAGTGCTATGTGGCCATTCAGACTGTTGGATTCGGTGCTGCTGATGTCATGATGCGCACCGCACCCGCATTAACCGGGCCATGGTCGGAGCTGCAACTGGTATTTGAACCGCCTGAAAAGCCGGTGCCAGATGTCATGATTTATGCGGCCAAGGCTCACCCTGAGATCGTGGGGGCCGACCTGATAATCACTTACAACACCAATGGACCCATTGAGACGATCATTGCAGACACGAATATCTACTATCCGAGATTCGTTAAGCTCAACTGGAAGCAGTGA
- a CDS encoding protein kinase, protein MADSDNDRTQSFVALTKGTKVLHYRIVEKIGAGGMGEVYLAEDTDLERNVALKFMPAHAASNADMRARFTREARAVAALNHPNIVTIHEVGEFNGRPFFAMEHVPGEALRTVIKQGRLSTNEAIRLAMQICEGLHEAHSAGVVHRDIKPANIIIDTKDRARILDFGLAMVSGEDRLTKTGSTLGTVGYMSPEQIVGRNVDHRSDLFSVGVILYEMLTGRRPFEGDNDAAVVKAIADSTPEPIARFKSGVTGELQQIVDRALEKNLETRYQTASGMLADLRRLVSSESVAIPKKKVPRLAWLAGIAVLIIVVWGSLQLTSWLSPSAVAAKSIAVVDFDNVGAAEDAYLASGLAEDLSIKLRQLEGVQVASSADIRRLAKENLLPREIASRLKVQYALGGSLLRQDSLVRINVELIDRESGKVVWSDQINKQFTEIFQFMDEVSLRIAQALEIRLTPLEKAAMAVKPTDNTGAYDHYLRGRHYYYNITFRDNELAEREFERALQSDPDYPLALAGLADVFVQRYKERFDYDEYWLDSSEVLIEKALSLQSNLAEAYESRAELYLQEDNITGAIEASERARDLRPDWDEPYVHLGDIYYQQGRLRAAGSMYDTALSFRPSVDAFCGKGNVYQSMGLYDSAFDAFRSAERINPGHDRPYIDLGELEEERHSGESADSLYRLAISVRPDHSTGYVKLSDKLFYRGSIRESEDLLRDFVKRYPYNWEAYEELYYYLVWVEDYAGAMSVIEEAVQRNPNRVWPYLLLARSYAERLSQESSSEGIGDTPEKAILAVERAVALRPNSGRVLESAGSVYTALNRFEDAMRFYDRAMKARPGSNILPASIALSFYRERQYEKAAEFAIEATRRAPGVARYYYFLGQQLGPLNRRQEFLDIMKRAAAEFPDNAAILYYLAQELCIAGSYDEAIAVYRRSLALKESHEILTRLAFAQWLTGDSESALDNFRKARDSWSSAHWIVAILRSEGRHDEIRRYLDSMKVQSPDYKSGLDHWAEVAPSYYQSMRQYDEALAAYALYLESGEATRMAEFITDMAYCYRQKGELDSARFILENLASTAAAIVKPDILMDIAQLEAISRPDLTSALRLAEEAQSGLIPPDMAATERLMLLQYASGQTKEAVKSLGQLTTRGSWTTYWGSIHYRRAQMAAANGLSDSIPYLEDAIRSLTYLARGDYGLGSLAYMGEGILPFRALALARAERRNEAISEIRRSIKLEPENAQVAYCAACLYSVLSDTTQALHWLQTAVERGHLVLWWAKVDPDLDPLRGLPRFKEIMNDWDSRIQAMVARSGKME, encoded by the coding sequence ATGGCTGATTCTGACAATGATCGGACACAATCATTTGTAGCCCTGACTAAGGGAACGAAGGTGTTGCATTACCGGATTGTCGAGAAGATCGGCGCCGGTGGGATGGGTGAGGTGTACTTGGCCGAAGACACTGATCTCGAACGAAACGTCGCTCTCAAATTCATGCCTGCTCACGCAGCATCGAATGCCGATATGCGCGCGCGGTTCACGCGTGAAGCTAGAGCGGTGGCTGCGCTGAACCATCCGAACATCGTTACTATCCACGAAGTCGGCGAATTCAACGGGAGGCCGTTCTTTGCTATGGAGCATGTGCCGGGCGAGGCGCTGCGTACGGTCATCAAGCAGGGCAGACTATCTACAAACGAAGCAATCCGTCTGGCGATGCAGATCTGCGAAGGTCTGCATGAAGCTCACTCAGCGGGTGTTGTCCATCGCGATATCAAACCGGCGAATATCATAATTGATACCAAGGACCGGGCGCGCATTCTTGACTTTGGTCTGGCGATGGTCTCAGGTGAGGATAGACTGACCAAGACCGGCTCGACACTTGGAACAGTCGGCTACATGTCGCCGGAGCAGATAGTAGGTAGAAACGTTGACCATCGTTCGGACCTGTTTTCGGTGGGCGTGATACTTTATGAGATGCTGACTGGTCGTCGTCCTTTCGAAGGGGACAACGATGCCGCCGTCGTCAAAGCGATTGCCGATTCAACACCGGAACCAATCGCCCGATTTAAGTCCGGCGTTACGGGGGAACTTCAGCAAATCGTTGATCGAGCTCTGGAGAAGAATCTGGAGACCCGCTATCAAACGGCATCGGGCATGCTGGCCGATTTGAGACGGCTGGTATCCTCGGAGAGCGTGGCGATTCCGAAGAAGAAAGTGCCACGGCTTGCCTGGTTGGCAGGCATTGCGGTGCTGATCATAGTTGTCTGGGGCAGCCTGCAGCTTACGTCGTGGCTGAGTCCCTCGGCGGTGGCCGCGAAATCTATTGCCGTGGTGGATTTTGATAACGTCGGCGCGGCGGAGGATGCCTATCTAGCCAGCGGATTGGCCGAGGATCTCTCAATTAAGTTGCGGCAATTGGAGGGAGTCCAAGTTGCCAGCAGCGCCGATATCCGTCGGTTGGCCAAAGAGAACTTATTGCCGCGGGAGATAGCCTCACGTCTGAAAGTTCAGTATGCTCTGGGCGGCTCACTTCTTCGCCAGGACAGCCTGGTCAGAATCAATGTCGAGTTGATCGACAGGGAGTCGGGCAAGGTCGTTTGGTCAGATCAGATCAATAAGCAATTTACCGAGATATTCCAATTTATGGATGAAGTGTCATTGAGGATTGCTCAGGCTCTCGAAATCCGGCTGACTCCTCTCGAAAAGGCTGCGATGGCAGTCAAACCGACCGATAATACGGGGGCGTATGACCATTATCTCCGGGGGCGCCACTATTATTACAACATTACGTTCAGGGACAATGAGCTTGCCGAGCGGGAGTTTGAACGAGCCCTGCAAAGTGACCCGGATTATCCCTTGGCACTGGCCGGCTTGGCAGATGTGTTTGTACAGCGGTACAAGGAGCGTTTCGATTACGACGAGTATTGGCTGGATTCGTCTGAGGTCTTAATTGAGAAGGCACTATCTCTTCAATCGAATCTTGCCGAGGCTTACGAATCGCGGGCCGAACTATATCTTCAGGAAGACAACATAACTGGCGCCATCGAAGCGTCCGAGAGAGCACGGGATCTGCGGCCGGATTGGGATGAACCGTACGTCCATCTCGGGGACATTTACTATCAACAAGGTCGATTGAGAGCAGCCGGGTCTATGTATGATACAGCTCTGAGCTTCCGGCCAAGCGTCGATGCATTCTGCGGGAAGGGCAACGTGTATCAATCGATGGGTCTCTATGATTCTGCATTCGACGCCTTTCGGTCTGCCGAGAGAATCAATCCTGGACATGATCGCCCCTATATCGACTTGGGTGAGCTAGAGGAAGAGAGGCACAGTGGAGAAAGCGCCGACAGTCTATATCGTCTCGCCATCTCAGTGAGGCCAGATCATTCAACCGGATATGTCAAACTAAGTGATAAATTGTTCTACAGAGGCAGTATAAGAGAATCCGAAGATCTTCTCCGCGACTTTGTGAAAAGATACCCTTACAATTGGGAAGCTTATGAAGAACTTTATTACTACCTAGTATGGGTAGAGGATTACGCCGGCGCAATGAGCGTTATCGAGGAGGCGGTACAACGTAACCCAAATCGTGTCTGGCCTTATCTTCTGCTGGCCAGATCATATGCAGAAAGACTATCCCAAGAATCTTCCTCTGAGGGAATCGGAGATACGCCGGAGAAAGCAATACTGGCGGTCGAACGGGCCGTAGCATTGCGGCCGAACTCAGGGAGGGTGCTGGAGTCAGCCGGCTCGGTATATACGGCTCTGAATCGCTTTGAGGATGCCATGCGGTTCTATGATCGGGCAATGAAGGCTAGACCAGGATCGAATATTCTCCCTGCTTCCATCGCACTTTCGTTTTATAGAGAGCGGCAATACGAGAAAGCTGCGGAATTTGCCATCGAGGCAACGCGGCGAGCACCCGGAGTCGCGCGTTACTATTACTTCCTTGGGCAGCAGCTTGGGCCACTCAATAGACGGCAAGAATTCTTGGACATAATGAAACGAGCCGCGGCAGAATTCCCTGACAATGCCGCAATTCTCTATTATCTGGCTCAAGAACTGTGCATAGCAGGCTCGTATGACGAGGCCATCGCTGTCTATCGACGATCCCTTGCCCTCAAAGAAAGCCACGAGATACTGACCCGCCTGGCATTTGCGCAGTGGTTAACGGGCGACTCGGAGTCGGCTCTGGACAACTTCCGCAAGGCCAGGGACTCCTGGTCGTCGGCCCACTGGATAGTCGCAATTCTACGCTCTGAAGGTCGACATGATGAAATCCGAAGGTATCTTGACAGCATGAAAGTACAATCGCCTGACTATAAATCCGGGTTGGACCACTGGGCCGAAGTTGCACCCTCTTACTACCAGTCGATGCGTCAATATGATGAAGCGCTGGCTGCTTATGCTCTGTATCTCGAAAGTGGGGAAGCGACCCGTATGGCGGAATTTATAACTGACATGGCATATTGCTACAGACAGAAAGGGGAGCTCGATAGCGCAAGATTCATACTCGAGAATCTCGCTTCGACCGCTGCCGCAATTGTCAAACCTGATATATTGATGGATATCGCGCAGCTGGAGGCAATATCGAGACCAGACCTGACTTCCGCGCTGCGACTGGCGGAGGAAGCCCAATCCGGATTGATCCCACCAGATATGGCGGCGACGGAGCGACTGATGCTCCTTCAGTATGCCAGTGGCCAGACCAAGGAGGCCGTGAAGTCGCTCGGACAACTGACTACCCGTGGCTCATGGACGACCTATTGGGGATCGATCCATTACAGGAGGGCCCAGATGGCGGCGGCAAACGGCCTAAGTGATTCTATCCCTTACCTTGAAGACGCCATCCGAAGTTTGACTTACCTGGCGCGGGGGGATTACGGTCTTGGTTCACTTGCATATATGGGTGAGGGGATATTGCCATTTCGTGCTTTGGCGTTAGCCAGAGCCGAGAGACGCAATGAGGCCATCAGCGAAATCAGGCGATCCATCAAGTTGGAACCTGAAAATGCCCAAGTTGCATACTGTGCAGCATGCCTCTATTCCGTCTTAAGTGATACGACCCAAGCGCTTCATTGGCTGCAGACAGCGGTAGAGCGCGGCCATCTGGTACTCTGGTGGGCGAAGGTCGATCCCGACCTTGATCCACTCAGGGGATTGCCGCGCTTCAAGGAGATCATGAACGACTGGGATAGCCGCATTCAGGCAATGGTAGCACGTTCCGGAAAGATGGAATGA
- a CDS encoding serine hydrolase: MTGTGVLILSRTGFTILVWLIGATLAFGQADVRERIEEIVKAEEAWDLFSGAVLVAKDGDIVYARGVGEENKEYRIPNTLETKFNISSIQKTFISTVIMQLCQEGLISLDDPLTKFYPECPWKAANEVCVRNLLNHSTGLGDYRDDAEYRANADNYSSIDDVLPLVFRLEEPVKYVPGQRLRYSNTGFLLAMGIIERTAGKKLQEVLKERILATLDMNNTDFLISGELLEHRATAYRLADDGESYLRVLDEPSAYTGGGIYTCALDLLKFDQAFYGEELLREESKDIMFTAFEDTPFGLGWIVVTFGGTKVIYHGGNSGGFNSELRRYPEKGYTIIALSNYEGAATELANKIDCMLLGLPYTIASEYDRDYRRGMLCQDRGNYSDAVTYFEKGAQTDPPYMPSLYQAARTRLLGKFEQARAIELLDRYIEFADSTTNPSAAAAWWRKGVAYEQMGEIEKAIGCHEKCLELNQGYSDAQAALERLSKSK, from the coding sequence ATGACTGGGACTGGAGTATTAATATTGAGCCGGACTGGCTTTACGATTTTGGTGTGGCTGATTGGCGCAACGTTGGCTTTCGGCCAGGCCGATGTTCGCGAGAGAATTGAGGAGATTGTGAAGGCGGAGGAGGCCTGGGACCTCTTCTCCGGAGCGGTCCTGGTCGCCAAAGATGGTGATATTGTATATGCCAGGGGGGTTGGTGAGGAAAATAAAGAGTACCGAATACCTAACACGCTGGAGACCAAGTTCAACATAAGTTCGATACAGAAAACGTTTATTTCGACCGTCATTATGCAACTCTGTCAGGAAGGGCTGATATCTCTTGATGATCCCTTGACGAAGTTCTACCCCGAATGTCCGTGGAAAGCGGCCAACGAAGTTTGCGTGCGGAATCTGCTCAATCACAGTACAGGGCTCGGTGACTATCGTGATGATGCGGAATACCGGGCAAATGCGGACAACTACTCCAGTATCGATGATGTGCTTCCGTTAGTATTCAGATTGGAAGAGCCGGTTAAATATGTTCCCGGTCAGCGGCTCAGGTATTCAAATACTGGTTTCCTACTTGCCATGGGCATCATTGAAAGAACTGCTGGCAAGAAGCTTCAGGAAGTTCTCAAGGAGCGGATCCTGGCGACTCTGGACATGAACAATACCGATTTCCTAATCAGCGGGGAATTGCTAGAGCACCGCGCCACGGCCTACCGGCTAGCAGATGACGGCGAGTCATATTTGCGGGTCCTGGACGAGCCGTCAGCCTATACCGGTGGAGGCATCTACACCTGTGCTCTCGACCTGCTAAAATTCGACCAGGCCTTTTATGGTGAAGAATTGCTGAGGGAGGAAAGCAAGGATATCATGTTCACGGCGTTTGAGGATACCCCGTTCGGTCTTGGGTGGATCGTCGTTACATTCGGTGGTACCAAAGTTATTTATCACGGTGGGAATTCCGGCGGTTTCAACTCTGAGCTACGGCGTTACCCTGAGAAGGGCTATACGATAATTGCACTTTCCAACTATGAGGGAGCCGCAACTGAACTGGCTAACAAGATAGACTGTATGCTGCTGGGACTTCCTTACACCATAGCATCAGAGTACGATAGAGACTATCGACGGGGCATGCTCTGTCAGGACAGAGGCAACTATAGCGATGCAGTGACCTATTTCGAGAAAGGAGCACAGACAGATCCGCCTTATATGCCGTCTCTTTACCAGGCAGCCCGGACCCGGCTCTTAGGTAAATTTGAGCAGGCTCGGGCGATAGAGTTGCTTGACCGATATATCGAGTTTGCGGATAGTACAACGAACCCCTCGGCAGCTGCGGCCTGGTGGCGAAAAGGTGTCGCATATGAGCAGATGGGTGAGATCGAAAAGGCAATAGGATGTCACGAGAAATGTCTTGAACTGAATCAGGGGTATTCCGATGCGCAGGCAGCATTAGAAAGGCTAAGTAAGTCGAAGTAG
- a CDS encoding serine hydrolase domain-containing protein produces MNILNAMTKADDILCEQLQKLLHNLVSKGKIPHAVLAVKSGDGSFQWMGAAGEARPGGPQMQPDTPYFIASIDKLLTATAILKLYEQGSIVLDEPISAYLSENLIGGLNRWGGKDHTNIITIRHLLSHTSGLGDWLEDRPKAGSSLLERLVRYGDMSLGIQDILYIVRDQLSPHFAPQSLGLKRQKARYCDTNFILLIAIIESVTGKPLHKVHEEFLFKPFNMHHTWLAGQSGPTVSTPAPAMIMYDKEPLDIPLMLHSSWAVYSTVEDTLKFLRALIRGEVFANPETLSLMQEGWVRFGIPLDRAAARLPSWPIEYGLGLMRFHDPLLRLLGKLPRYLRPVYPAPAVVGHTGSTGSWLFYCPQLDVMFSGTVNQATAGALPFRLIPKVLKVVDECRRGKPRAL; encoded by the coding sequence GTGAACATATTGAACGCTATGACAAAGGCCGATGACATTCTGTGTGAGCAGTTGCAGAAACTGTTGCACAACCTAGTTTCTAAGGGGAAAATACCGCATGCTGTCTTAGCAGTTAAGAGTGGTGACGGTTCTTTTCAGTGGATGGGAGCAGCTGGAGAGGCAAGACCCGGTGGACCACAGATGCAGCCAGATACTCCTTACTTCATTGCCAGCATTGATAAATTGCTGACCGCGACAGCCATTCTCAAACTTTATGAACAAGGTAGCATCGTTTTGGATGAACCGATTTCTGCCTATCTTTCGGAAAACCTCATCGGCGGTCTAAATAGGTGGGGCGGAAAGGACCACACCAACATCATCACAATCAGGCATCTCTTGAGCCATACCTCTGGTCTTGGAGACTGGCTGGAAGATAGACCGAAAGCCGGTTCAAGCCTCCTTGAACGTTTAGTCCGTTACGGCGATATGTCACTGGGCATACAAGATATTCTATACATTGTACGTGATCAGCTTTCCCCTCACTTCGCTCCCCAATCTCTGGGGTTGAAGCGGCAAAAGGCGCGTTACTGCGACACTAATTTCATATTACTCATAGCCATTATAGAGTCTGTGACAGGTAAGCCGTTGCATAAGGTACATGAGGAGTTTTTATTCAAACCTTTCAATATGCATCACACGTGGCTTGCGGGTCAATCGGGGCCGACTGTTTCGACCCCCGCGCCAGCAATGATTATGTATGACAAAGAGCCTCTAGATATTCCTCTCATGCTGCACTCCTCGTGGGCGGTCTACAGTACAGTTGAGGATACTTTGAAGTTTCTGCGTGCTCTCATCAGGGGTGAGGTTTTCGCCAACCCTGAAACGCTTTCCCTTATGCAAGAGGGCTGGGTTCGCTTTGGCATTCCACTGGACAGAGCAGCCGCGCGCTTACCCTCATGGCCTATTGAATATGGTTTAGGACTGATGCGTTTTCACGATCCGCTTCTTCGCCTGCTGGGAAAATTACCTAGATATCTTCGGCCGGTTTACCCGGCTCCAGCTGTTGTCGGTCACACTGGCTCGACCGGCTCCTGGTTGTTCTACTGCCCGCAACTTGATGTTATGTTCTCCGGGACCGTCAATCAAGCTACCGCCGGTGCCCTTCCATTCCGCCTAATCCCAAAAGTCCTTAAGGTTGTTGATGAGTGCAGGCGAGGTAAGCCCCGTGCGCTGTGA
- a CDS encoding fibrobacter succinogenes major paralogous domain-containing protein gives MKNFYPNCFVPVSVLLCLSVLLSCGDDKGTEPDISVPVLTTTTVSAITQTTAQSGGNITSDGGAAVTARGVCWSTSPTPAVTDSKTSDGSGTGGFTSSISGLTAGTDYYVRAYATNSAGTGYGSAQPFTTTASSGTVTDIDGNVYQTVTIGTQVWMAENLKVTHYRNGDQIPNVTDGSTWSGLSTGAYCEYDNNPVNVATYGRLYNWYAVDDSRNIAPAGWHVPTDEEWKQLEMYLGMSQAEADAFGWRGTDEGDKLKEAGTSHWISPNAGATNESGFTALPGGYRSWNGTFSNLGSSAYIWSSTEYSFSYAWTRGLNYGGSQVLRNVNYSRHHGFSVRFVRD, from the coding sequence ATGAAGAATTTCTACCCCAACTGCTTTGTGCCGGTTTCTGTCCTGTTGTGCCTATCCGTATTATTGAGTTGCGGAGATGACAAAGGTACGGAACCTGACATCAGCGTGCCGGTACTTACCACTACTACTGTCAGCGCCATAACACAAACTACAGCTCAGAGTGGTGGTAACATTACGTCGGATGGTGGAGCGGCAGTAACGGCTCGCGGGGTCTGCTGGAGCACGAGCCCAACGCCCGCGGTTACTGACAGCAAGACTAGCGATGGTTCGGGTACGGGCGGTTTTACCAGTTCCATCAGTGGTTTGACTGCTGGTACAGATTATTATGTCAGGGCCTATGCCACAAACAGCGCTGGCACGGGCTATGGCAGTGCTCAACCATTCACGACGACAGCTTCTTCGGGTACAGTAACGGATATAGACGGTAATGTCTATCAAACTGTGACAATAGGGACGCAGGTCTGGATGGCAGAGAACTTGAAGGTAACCCATTATCGCAACGGCGACCAAATTCCGAACGTGACCGACGGCAGCACATGGTCCGGTCTTAGCACCGGGGCCTACTGCGAATATGATAATAACCCAGTTAATGTTGCTACCTATGGGAGGTTGTACAACTGGTATGCAGTAGATGACAGCCGTAACATTGCGCCAGCGGGTTGGCATGTGCCGACGGATGAGGAATGGAAGCAACTGGAGATGTATCTTGGTATGAGCCAGGCTGAGGCGGATGCTTTTGGTTGGCGCGGTACTGATGAAGGCGACAAGTTAAAAGAAGCTGGCACATCGCATTGGATAAGCCCTAACGCCGGCGCAACAAATGAAAGCGGTTTCACCGCGTTGCCAGGCGGGTACCGCAGCTGGAATGGTACCTTCAGCAATCTGGGTAGCTCCGCCTACATTTGGTCCTCTACGGAGTACAGTTTTAGCTACGCGTGGACCCGAGGCCTGAATTACGGCGGTTCGCAGGTCCTCCGTAACGTCAACTACAGTAGGCACCACGGTTTTTCTGTTCGTTTCGTCCGGGATTAA
- a CDS encoding NAD-dependent epimerase/dehydratase family protein yields MTMTSDKRRILITGASGSLGQQLAYEFSRSGIKPVAHVRSGSDTSFIDSLGLEKRLADLRNREELERLVTGMEVVIHTAAWVDFRRDKATQFAGINTFGATGLYRAAAKAGVKRFVHVSTVAAVGATPRTTSENIIQPKRLVNESHAFNLGHLRIPYILSKHAAEVELASLAESSDTELVTVNPSIIIAPSRSGDDRARALRLFNRVVVPDLRNWVNLVDVRDVAPGVIAALEHGRPGERYILAGDNITAQEIVLAVSAILGKAPPLVRPPRALLDVAARLWVMLVRLTGRHKISFYPDLVKLIDFDWAFSSMKARRELGFRPRSIHTTLDDLLNDGFIDSYAKPASG; encoded by the coding sequence ATGACGATGACGTCGGACAAACGCAGGATTCTGATAACCGGGGCCTCAGGCTCGCTTGGCCAGCAACTGGCCTACGAGTTCTCCCGGTCGGGCATCAAGCCGGTGGCCCACGTGCGGTCGGGTTCCGATACTTCGTTCATCGATTCCCTGGGTCTGGAGAAACGCCTTGCGGATCTGCGCAACCGGGAAGAGTTGGAACGGCTGGTGACCGGCATGGAAGTGGTGATTCACACCGCCGCATGGGTGGATTTCCGACGGGATAAGGCGACTCAGTTCGCCGGGATCAATACGTTCGGGGCGACCGGGCTGTACCGGGCGGCGGCCAAGGCCGGCGTCAAGCGATTCGTGCACGTTTCGACCGTTGCCGCCGTGGGCGCGACCCCCCGGACTACATCGGAGAATATCATCCAGCCAAAACGCCTCGTCAACGAGAGCCATGCGTTCAATCTCGGGCACCTTCGGATACCTTACATCCTGAGCAAGCATGCAGCCGAAGTGGAACTGGCGTCACTGGCAGAGTCGAGCGACACGGAGTTGGTCACGGTCAACCCGTCGATAATCATCGCTCCCTCGCGCAGCGGCGATGATCGCGCCAGGGCACTCAGGCTGTTTAATCGAGTCGTCGTGCCCGACCTGCGAAACTGGGTTAACCTGGTGGACGTCCGCGATGTTGCGCCGGGTGTGATTGCCGCGCTGGAGCACGGCCGCCCCGGTGAGCGGTACATCCTGGCCGGCGACAATATCACGGCGCAGGAAATTGTCCTGGCTGTCTCCGCCATCCTGGGCAAGGCACCCCCGCTTGTCCGGCCGCCACGGGCCCTGCTGGACGTTGCCGCGAGGCTGTGGGTCATGTTGGTGCGCCTGACCGGACGTCACAAGATCTCGTTTTACCCGGATCTGGTAAAACTGATCGACTTCGACTGGGCGTTTTCCTCTATGAAAGCGCGACGAGAACTGGGTTTCAGGCCGCGGTCAATTCATACTACGCTTGACGATCTCCTCAATGACGGATTCATCGACAGCTACGCCAAACCGGCTTCCGGATAG
- a CDS encoding zinc-dependent alcohol dehydrogenase family protein, producing MQAMILETPRQPLRLVELPDPVPGPGQLLLRVHACGVCRTDLHVVDGDLTEPKLPVIPGHQIVGTVIDVGRGSGRFAPGDRVGLPWLGGSCGQCDYCRTGRENLCDHARYTGYQIDGGFAELCAADERFCFPVPEGYPDLQAAPLLCAGLIGYRALRMVGDATRVGFYGFGASAHILIQVARHQKREVYAFTRPGDSTGQAFATRLGAVWAGASDMPPPAPLDAAIIFAPEGALVPAALRAVAKGGTVVCAGIHMSDIPSFPYSILWEERVVRSVANLTRRDGEEFLALAPTVPVKTETHAYPLAGANQALEDLRQGRFSGAAVIVID from the coding sequence ATGCAAGCAATGATCCTGGAAACCCCGCGCCAACCGCTCAGGCTGGTCGAACTGCCGGACCCGGTTCCCGGGCCGGGACAACTCCTGCTTCGCGTGCACGCCTGTGGAGTCTGCCGCACCGATCTGCACGTTGTCGACGGTGACCTGACGGAGCCAAAACTGCCGGTCATCCCGGGACACCAGATTGTCGGCACGGTCATTGACGTTGGCCGGGGGAGCGGTCGGTTTGCGCCGGGAGACCGGGTCGGCTTGCCCTGGCTCGGCGGGTCTTGCGGGCAGTGTGATTACTGCCGTACCGGCCGGGAAAACCTCTGCGACCACGCCCGGTACACCGGGTACCAGATCGACGGCGGTTTTGCCGAGTTGTGCGCGGCCGACGAGCGCTTCTGTTTCCCCGTCCCCGAGGGTTATCCCGATCTGCAGGCGGCTCCGCTGCTTTGCGCCGGGCTGATCGGCTACCGGGCCCTGCGCATGGTCGGTGACGCAACGCGGGTGGGATTCTACGGCTTCGGTGCCTCTGCTCACATCCTGATCCAGGTGGCCCGGCACCAGAAGCGTGAGGTCTACGCGTTCACGAGACCCGGCGACAGCACCGGCCAGGCGTTTGCCACCAGGCTGGGGGCGGTCTGGGCGGGTGCCTCGGACATGCCGCCGCCCGCCCCCCTTGACGCCGCGATTATATTCGCCCCGGAAGGCGCGCTGGTACCGGCCGCCCTGCGCGCGGTCGCCAAAGGAGGGACGGTCGTCTGTGCCGGTATTCACATGAGCGATATCCCGTCGTTCCCCTACTCCATCCTGTGGGAAGAACGAGTCGTGCGCTCGGTGGCGAACCTTACCCGCCGTGACGGTGAAGAGTTCCTCGCCCTGGCCCCGACGGTCCCGGTAAAAACCGAAACCCACGCCTATCCGTTGGCCGGGGCCAACCAGGCGCTGGAGGACCTCCGCCAGGGCCGCTTTTCCGGCGCCGCCGTTATCGTGATCGACTAA